A single Streptomyces sannanensis DNA region contains:
- a CDS encoding ABC transporter ATP-binding protein yields the protein MTTLMDTVARPPVYAGVNARSVVPGRQRWEAGLVLRRPRLARILESALIRSEGISRAQVNPVTGGVLVFHDATVNSTEVAHLVRSTVALIAENVAKLLAGTDPVTDGSACPSSAGAPAVSRSTLSGIAVAGGTAAVLAVGARNLLNKSMLAFGGVVTATALIIRRAWRRAGEHVDDGAHQRASHPLLRIVGRHRGRLALASVLSAVCQISEMALSLFIGWIAVVLIKGESAMLTGMGLVGAANQLWFLAGVTALVCLAVACLSYASGIEWRTLGQAIQHDWRNETYAHVQHLELGHLEGERTTRIAGALTDDVNQLGTFFAVSANEVVQVVTSFLVLVPVFLTLAPQIAWIAFLPVPIVAWLSFHYHDRVAADYSVSNEDRTKLHSRLVNSLEASATVKSFCAEDYEAERIRDLSETYRRSNHRTDQSAVQHTETVRVCTTASMAGMMLLGGRAVLNGTLRFEVFSPLIGLPQQVLWRLTRLGSTVDQYQRTLAAFDRVERLRGLPLEPDGNGKRLDPREVSGDIVLDQVTFAYPGRPPALENLSLRIAPGRVTGIVGATGSGKTTVAKLIMRFQDAGSGRVLIDGQDIRHLPRKDVRRAVGFVAQDPFLFDGTIEENICYGTFEASHDRAVEAARMAEAHGFIEAMPMRYDTLIGERGAALSGGQRQRIALARAILKNSPVVILDEATSAVDNETEAAIQRTLKVFAADRTLVVIAHRLSTIRQADWIYVLDKGGVVAEEGTHAELLGHDGLYASLWRLQAGEKVA from the coding sequence ATGACAACTCTCATGGACACGGTGGCGCGCCCGCCCGTGTACGCCGGTGTCAACGCGCGATCGGTCGTTCCGGGCCGTCAGCGCTGGGAGGCCGGACTGGTACTGAGGCGCCCCCGTCTGGCGAGAATTCTGGAGTCGGCACTCATCAGAAGCGAGGGCATCTCAAGGGCGCAGGTGAATCCGGTGACCGGGGGAGTCCTCGTCTTCCACGACGCGACGGTGAATTCCACTGAGGTCGCGCACCTGGTGCGAAGCACCGTCGCCCTCATCGCGGAGAACGTCGCGAAACTCCTGGCCGGCACGGACCCTGTCACCGACGGAAGCGCGTGTCCGTCATCGGCCGGCGCACCAGCGGTGTCCCGCAGCACCCTCTCAGGCATCGCCGTTGCCGGTGGCACGGCGGCCGTGCTCGCCGTGGGAGCCCGGAATCTGCTGAACAAGTCGATGCTGGCCTTCGGGGGTGTGGTCACGGCGACAGCCCTGATCATCCGGCGCGCCTGGCGCCGCGCCGGGGAGCACGTCGACGACGGTGCACATCAACGCGCCTCCCACCCGCTGCTGCGCATCGTGGGACGACATCGAGGGCGGCTCGCTCTGGCGTCCGTGCTGTCCGCGGTCTGTCAGATCAGCGAGATGGCGCTGAGCCTCTTCATCGGCTGGATCGCCGTCGTCCTCATCAAGGGCGAGAGCGCCATGCTCACGGGGATGGGCCTCGTCGGCGCGGCGAATCAGCTGTGGTTCCTCGCCGGAGTGACGGCCCTCGTCTGCCTCGCCGTGGCCTGCTTGTCGTACGCCTCGGGCATCGAATGGCGCACGCTCGGCCAGGCTATCCAGCACGACTGGCGCAACGAGACCTACGCGCACGTCCAGCACCTGGAACTGGGCCACCTGGAGGGCGAACGGACGACCCGTATCGCCGGCGCGCTGACCGACGACGTCAACCAGCTCGGCACCTTCTTCGCCGTCTCGGCCAACGAGGTGGTCCAGGTCGTCACCAGCTTCCTGGTCCTGGTACCCGTCTTCCTGACGCTCGCCCCGCAGATCGCCTGGATCGCCTTTCTGCCCGTACCGATCGTGGCCTGGCTCTCCTTCCACTACCACGACCGCGTCGCCGCCGACTACTCCGTCTCCAACGAGGACCGTACGAAGCTGCACAGTCGGCTCGTCAACAGCCTGGAGGCGAGCGCCACGGTCAAGAGTTTCTGCGCGGAGGACTACGAGGCGGAGCGCATCCGGGATCTCAGCGAGACGTACCGGCGCAGCAACCACCGCACCGACCAAAGCGCCGTCCAGCACACCGAGACCGTGCGTGTGTGCACCACCGCCTCCATGGCGGGCATGATGCTTCTGGGCGGCCGCGCCGTGCTGAACGGCACACTGCGCTTCGAGGTGTTCAGTCCGCTGATCGGGCTGCCCCAGCAGGTGCTGTGGCGGCTCACCCGGCTCGGGAGCACGGTCGACCAGTACCAGCGCACTCTCGCGGCCTTCGACCGCGTGGAGCGCCTTCGCGGTCTCCCCCTGGAACCCGACGGCAACGGCAAGCGGCTCGACCCCCGCGAGGTCTCGGGCGACATCGTCCTCGACCAGGTGACGTTCGCCTACCCCGGACGCCCGCCCGCCCTGGAGAACCTCTCCCTGCGCATCGCGCCGGGCAGGGTCACCGGCATCGTGGGTGCCACCGGATCCGGCAAGACCACCGTCGCCAAGCTGATCATGCGTTTTCAGGACGCCGGATCGGGCCGGGTGCTGATCGACGGTCAGGACATCCGCCATCTGCCGCGCAAGGACGTACGCAGAGCGGTCGGATTCGTGGCCCAGGATCCGTTCCTCTTCGACGGGACCATCGAGGAGAACATCTGCTACGGCACCTTCGAAGCGAGCCACGACCGTGCGGTCGAGGCCGCACGGATGGCCGAGGCCCATGGCTTCATCGAGGCGATGCCGATGCGGTACGACACTCTCATCGGCGAGCGCGGCGCCGCACTGTCCGGCGGGCAGAGGCAACGCATCGCCCTGGCCAGGGCAATCCTCAAGAACTCCCCCGTCGTCATCCTCGACGAGGCCACCTCCGCGGTCGACAACGAGACCGAGGCGGCCATCCAGCGCACCCTCAAGGTCTTCGCCGCCGATCGCACCCTGGTCGTCATCGCGCACCGTCTGTCCACGATCCGTCAGGCCGACTGGATCTACGTCCTCGACAAGGGCGGCGTGGTGGCCGAGGAGGGCACCCATGCCGAACTGCTCGGACATGACGGCCTGTATGCGTCCCTCTGGCGCCTACAGGCCGGCGAGAAAGTCGCATAA
- a CDS encoding amino acid adenylation domain-containing protein — MSRRDDVARPLTAAQREIWFAEQCAGGDNAAYRIGEYLEIHGPVDADVFTTALRAVVAQAGALHLRFPDGEEGRQGEDGPVQVVRPSEDWDFPVVDMSTEDDPGAAARRWIAADMSRPMDLARGPLFRHALLELRTDLYIWYHAYHHIVMDGYGYSLIARAVADTYTALMEGRPAERAVFGSLTALLDNDSAYRASESFTADRSYWTSRFADLPELATCAGRAPDVAYTGTVRGTEPVTPGRPDILTAAAERTGVRWSRLLIAATALYVHRLTGSRDVVLGLAVAARRDPVLTRVPGAVSNVVPLRLSVRPGMSVAELVDHVRDEVRDAVAHQRYRGEDIHRDLSLPGTIGTAFSPVVNIMSFDYDLRFAGHHATAHNVSALAVSDLAVVAWDRRDGSAPHVALRGDGARYDDATLKDHQQRLMRLLDGLAAAAPERPVGGIEVLSAEERHRLLVEYNDTSPSVGAVPLPVSFMAQVRKTPDAVALVAGDTTLTFRELDARANRFAHVLVERGVGPEGVVALVLPRSVELVVAMLGVMKAGAAYLPVDPGYPRSRIAFMLEDACPALVVDDPSFVSATDGRPDSDPEVRLDPRHPAYVIYTSGSTGHPKGVMVSHAGIAGLVAAQVERFAIDSGSRVLQFASPSFDASVSELYTALLAGAAVVLPPPGSPLAALTDPAARITHVTVVPSVLAAVPEGGLNVRTLVVAGEACPAELVERWAAGRRMINAYGPTEATVCATMSDPLSPGSGVPSIGRPIANTRVYVLDGGLRPVPPGVAGELYVAGGGLARGYLNRAGLTAERFVADPFGPAGSRMYRTGDLVRWGSGGCLEFVGRADEQVKVRGFRIEPGEVEAVLSAHPDVERCAVVVREERLVGYLVPACAGAVPDPEVMRAHVRERLPEYMVPAAFVVLETLPLTPSGKLDRAALPEPEFGAAERSRAPRTPREQVLAELFAEVLGLPDVGVDDSFFDLGGHSLLAMRLIARIRSSFGVELSLRTLFEAPTVASLTARMDGAGTARPALAVRERPDDVPLSFAQRRLWFLHQLEGPSATYNIPLALRLSGELDRAALQAALVDVVARHESLRTVFAEVDGVPCQRVLDVEAAWPRLRVTRTPERELEARLDRAARYAFDLSAEAPLRAELFEIASDEHVLLVVVHHIAGDGWSMGPLSRDLTTAYAARARGGQPEWSPLAVQYADYTLWQRDLLGDADDPDSLFARQLAHWIEALAGAPDQLELPFDRPRPAVASHRGGRVTLRIEPRLQQALGALARDTGSSLFMVLQAGLATLLGKHGAGTDITTGTPVAGRTDEAADNVVGFFVNTLVLRTDLSGDPSFRDLLGRVRENALAAYAHQDLPFEHLVEALSPVRSMAHHPLFQVMFALQNASAGDFELPELRLSPVSVFTGTAKFDLFFAVTERHAADGGPGGLDCVVDYAADVFDARTVESLVARWPKVLEAVAAEPDRPLRQVAVLSPQERRQLLAPAGTVPAGADTTVTALFESRAAATPDAVAVVCDDITLTYRELNSRANRLAHALIARGAGPEKLVALALPRSVDLVVAVLGVLKSGAAYLPVDPGYPPARIAAVLDDAGPALLVTTSSTAEGLPGGEGTGRLLLDDPATSTILAGCPDTDPVTTVAPQNTAYVIYTSGSTGRPKGVLVPHRNVVRLFSATREWFGFGADDVWTLFHSYAFDFSVWELWGALLHGGRLVVVSHDVSRSPRRFLELLAREGVTVLNQTPSAFHQLMQTDWEQPEPSASLALRTVVFGGEALDIGRLADWYGRHADDAPVLVNMYGITETTVHVTYAPLDRRTAAEATASVIGEPIPDLRTYVLDAALQPVPPGVPGELYVAGAGLARGYLHRPGLTAARFVADPHGPAGERMYRTGDVVRRKAAGGLEFVGRADDQVKIRGFRIEPGEIESVLAAHPDVAQAAVVARRDRADDTRLVAYVVPASGRTLVVEELRARLRERLPEHMVPAAFVLLDTLPLTANGKLDRRALPAPEFTSGSVRAPRTPQERVLADLFADVLGLSAVGMDDSFFDLGGHSLLATRLAARIRARLGIEMDLRTLFEAPTVASLAGRLAGAARAQRKLTAMARPERVPLSFAQQRLWFLDQMEGPGATYNIPWALRLSGPLDRAALEAALSDVVTRHETLRTVFPAVDGVPEQHVLDPAQVRPRLDVTEAVEAELPELLAEAARYAFDLAGEPPLRARLFALAPDEHVLLLLVHHIAADGWSMGPLCRDLATAYAARRRGEEPRWPSMPVQYADYALWQRQLLGDVSDPDSVFARQSAYWSRELAGVPEPLELPIDRPRPAVASSLGGRVPLRVGAELHAALAELAQRTGTSLFMVLQAGLAALLGKLGAGTDIPVGTPVAGRTDEAADDLVGFFVNTLVLRTDLSGDPGFRDLLGRVRETSLAAYAHQDVPFEHLVEVLKPTRSLAHHPLFQVMLAMQNAVGDDLVLPELRVSPPFRRSRYGQVRPDLQRRRTPYPRRWPGRARRERRVRGRSVRHVDRGVRRRVVGRAVGGRGL, encoded by the coding sequence ATGTCTCGTCGCGACGACGTCGCACGTCCTCTGACGGCCGCTCAGCGCGAAATCTGGTTCGCTGAACAATGCGCCGGTGGGGATAATGCGGCCTATCGCATCGGCGAGTACCTGGAAATCCATGGACCCGTCGATGCGGATGTCTTCACAACCGCCCTGCGCGCGGTCGTCGCACAGGCCGGAGCCCTCCATCTCCGCTTCCCGGACGGCGAGGAGGGAAGGCAAGGGGAGGACGGGCCGGTCCAGGTCGTCCGTCCGTCGGAAGACTGGGATTTCCCGGTTGTCGACATGAGCACGGAGGACGACCCGGGCGCGGCGGCACGCAGATGGATCGCCGCCGACATGTCCCGGCCGATGGATCTCGCGCGTGGGCCGCTGTTCCGTCACGCGCTTCTGGAACTGCGGACAGATCTTTACATCTGGTACCACGCCTATCACCACATCGTGATGGACGGGTACGGCTATTCTCTCATCGCACGCGCGGTCGCGGACACGTACACGGCGCTGATGGAGGGCCGGCCGGCCGAACGGGCCGTATTCGGATCCCTCACGGCTCTGCTGGACAACGATTCCGCCTACCGCGCCTCCGAAAGCTTCACAGCCGATCGTTCGTACTGGACGTCGCGTTTCGCCGACCTGCCGGAGCTCGCCACGTGTGCGGGCCGGGCACCGGACGTGGCGTACACCGGCACGGTACGCGGGACCGAACCGGTGACACCGGGGCGGCCGGACATCCTGACGGCGGCGGCCGAGCGGACCGGGGTGCGCTGGTCCCGGCTCCTCATCGCGGCGACGGCCCTGTACGTGCACCGCCTCACGGGATCGCGGGACGTGGTGCTGGGACTCGCCGTCGCCGCGCGCCGGGATCCCGTCCTCACCCGTGTGCCCGGTGCGGTCTCCAACGTGGTGCCGCTGCGTCTGTCCGTCCGGCCGGGTATGTCGGTGGCAGAACTGGTCGATCACGTCAGGGACGAGGTCCGCGACGCCGTCGCGCACCAGCGGTACCGGGGCGAGGACATTCACCGGGACCTGTCGCTGCCCGGCACCATCGGCACGGCCTTCTCGCCGGTGGTCAACATCATGTCCTTCGACTACGACCTGCGGTTCGCCGGTCACCACGCCACTGCGCACAACGTCTCGGCCCTCGCCGTCTCCGACCTGGCGGTCGTCGCATGGGACAGGCGGGACGGGTCCGCACCCCACGTTGCCCTGAGGGGCGACGGCGCCCGGTACGACGACGCGACCCTCAAGGACCACCAGCAGCGGCTGATGAGGCTCCTCGACGGCCTCGCGGCCGCCGCCCCGGAGCGGCCGGTCGGCGGGATCGAGGTGCTGTCGGCAGAGGAACGGCACCGGCTGCTGGTGGAGTACAACGACACGTCGCCGTCCGTGGGCGCCGTTCCGTTGCCCGTGTCGTTCATGGCGCAGGTGCGGAAGACACCGGATGCGGTGGCCCTCGTGGCGGGGGACACGACCCTGACATTCCGGGAGCTGGACGCTCGGGCGAACCGGTTCGCGCATGTGCTGGTGGAGCGTGGGGTGGGGCCGGAGGGGGTGGTGGCGCTGGTTCTGCCGCGGTCGGTGGAGCTAGTCGTGGCGATGCTGGGTGTGATGAAGGCGGGCGCGGCGTATCTGCCGGTGGATCCGGGATATCCGCGGTCGCGGATCGCGTTCATGCTGGAGGACGCCTGCCCCGCGCTCGTGGTCGACGACCCGTCGTTCGTGTCGGCGACCGACGGCCGCCCGGACTCGGATCCGGAGGTACGGCTGGATCCGCGTCATCCGGCGTACGTCATCTACACGTCGGGTTCGACGGGGCACCCCAAGGGCGTGATGGTGAGCCACGCCGGCATCGCCGGCCTGGTGGCGGCGCAGGTGGAGCGGTTCGCCATCGACTCCGGCAGCCGGGTGCTGCAGTTCGCGTCACCGAGCTTCGACGCCTCGGTGTCCGAGCTGTACACCGCGCTGCTGGCCGGCGCCGCGGTGGTGCTGCCGCCGCCGGGATCCCCGCTCGCGGCACTCACCGACCCGGCGGCCAGGATCACGCATGTCACCGTGGTGCCGTCGGTGCTGGCGGCCGTGCCGGAGGGCGGGCTGAACGTACGGACCCTGGTCGTGGCCGGTGAGGCGTGTCCGGCGGAGTTGGTGGAGCGTTGGGCGGCGGGCCGCCGGATGATCAATGCGTACGGTCCGACCGAGGCGACGGTGTGCGCGACGATGAGTGATCCGTTGTCGCCGGGGTCGGGGGTGCCGTCGATCGGTCGTCCGATCGCGAACACGCGGGTGTATGTGCTGGACGGTGGTCTGCGCCCGGTTCCGCCGGGTGTCGCGGGTGAGTTGTACGTCGCTGGTGGGGGACTGGCGCGTGGGTATCTGAACCGTGCGGGGTTGACGGCGGAGCGGTTCGTGGCGGATCCGTTCGGGCCGGCGGGTTCGCGGATGTACCGCACGGGTGACCTCGTGCGGTGGGGTTCGGGTGGTTGTCTGGAGTTCGTGGGGCGCGCCGATGAGCAGGTCAAGGTGCGGGGCTTCCGTATCGAACCCGGCGAGGTCGAGGCGGTGCTGTCCGCCCACCCCGATGTCGAACGGTGCGCGGTCGTGGTCCGCGAGGAGCGTCTCGTGGGCTATCTCGTGCCGGCCTGCGCGGGCGCTGTTCCGGATCCGGAGGTGATGCGGGCACATGTCCGTGAGCGGTTGCCGGAGTACATGGTTCCGGCGGCGTTCGTGGTGCTCGAGACGCTTCCGCTGACGCCGAGCGGGAAGCTGGACCGGGCGGCGCTGCCCGAGCCGGAATTCGGCGCGGCCGAGCGGAGCAGGGCTCCGCGCACCCCGCGCGAGCAGGTGCTGGCGGAGCTGTTCGCCGAGGTGCTGGGACTGCCCGACGTCGGCGTCGACGACAGCTTCTTCGACCTGGGCGGACACTCCCTCCTCGCCATGCGCCTCATCGCGCGGATCCGTTCGTCCTTCGGTGTGGAACTGAGCCTGCGGACCCTCTTCGAGGCGCCGACGGTCGCCTCGCTGACGGCCCGCATGGACGGGGCCGGCACGGCCCGGCCCGCTCTGGCGGTCCGCGAGCGTCCCGACGACGTTCCGTTGTCCTTCGCGCAGCGGCGGCTGTGGTTCCTGCACCAGCTGGAGGGGCCGAGCGCGACGTACAACATTCCACTGGCGTTGCGGTTGTCGGGGGAGCTGGACCGGGCGGCGTTGCAGGCGGCGCTGGTGGACGTGGTGGCGCGGCACGAGAGCCTGCGGACGGTGTTCGCCGAGGTGGACGGGGTGCCGTGCCAGCGTGTGCTGGACGTGGAGGCGGCCTGGCCGCGACTGCGGGTGACCCGGACACCCGAGCGGGAGCTCGAAGCTCGGCTGGATCGGGCGGCGCGGTACGCGTTCGACCTGTCGGCCGAGGCGCCGCTGCGGGCGGAGCTGTTCGAGATCGCCTCGGATGAGCACGTCCTGCTGGTGGTGGTGCATCACATCGCGGGTGACGGCTGGTCCATGGGCCCGCTCTCCCGTGACCTGACCACCGCCTATGCGGCACGCGCACGGGGAGGACAGCCGGAGTGGTCGCCGCTCGCGGTGCAGTACGCCGACTACACCCTCTGGCAGCGTGACCTCCTCGGAGACGCCGACGACCCGGACAGCCTCTTCGCCCGTCAACTCGCCCACTGGATCGAGGCACTTGCCGGGGCGCCCGATCAACTGGAGCTGCCGTTCGACCGGCCACGGCCAGCGGTTGCGTCCCACCGCGGCGGCAGGGTGACGTTGCGGATCGAGCCGCGACTGCAACAGGCCCTGGGGGCCCTGGCACGGGACACCGGATCCAGCCTCTTCATGGTGCTCCAGGCGGGACTCGCCACTCTCCTCGGCAAGCACGGCGCCGGCACCGACATCACGACGGGCACGCCGGTCGCGGGACGTACCGACGAGGCCGCGGACAACGTCGTCGGCTTCTTCGTCAACACGCTCGTGCTGCGAACGGACCTTTCGGGAGACCCGAGCTTCCGCGACCTGCTGGGCCGGGTCCGGGAGAACGCGCTCGCCGCCTACGCCCACCAGGACCTGCCGTTCGAACATCTCGTCGAGGCCCTGAGCCCCGTCCGGTCGATGGCCCACCATCCGCTGTTCCAGGTGATGTTCGCCCTGCAGAACGCATCTGCCGGCGACTTCGAACTCCCCGAGCTCCGCCTGTCCCCCGTGTCCGTCTTCACAGGGACCGCCAAGTTCGACCTCTTCTTCGCCGTGACCGAACGGCACGCTGCCGACGGCGGCCCGGGCGGCCTCGACTGCGTCGTCGACTACGCGGCCGACGTGTTCGACGCCCGGACGGTCGAGTCGCTCGTGGCACGTTGGCCGAAGGTTCTGGAGGCCGTCGCGGCCGAACCGGACCGGCCTCTCCGGCAGGTCGCCGTCCTCTCCCCGCAGGAGCGGCGACAGCTCCTGGCCCCCGCCGGCACCGTACCCGCCGGAGCCGACACCACCGTCACGGCGTTGTTCGAGAGCCGGGCGGCGGCGACGCCGGACGCCGTGGCCGTCGTCTGCGACGACATCACCCTCACGTACCGTGAACTCAACAGCCGGGCGAACCGGCTCGCGCACGCCCTGATCGCGCGCGGCGCGGGCCCCGAGAAGCTGGTGGCGCTGGCCCTGCCGCGCTCCGTGGACCTCGTCGTCGCCGTCCTCGGCGTCCTCAAGTCCGGAGCGGCGTACCTGCCGGTGGATCCCGGATACCCGCCCGCCCGTATCGCGGCCGTGCTCGACGACGCCGGCCCGGCGCTGCTCGTCACCACGTCCTCGACCGCCGAGGGCCTGCCCGGCGGGGAAGGAACCGGGCGGCTGCTGCTCGATGACCCCGCGACGTCCACCATCCTGGCCGGCTGCCCCGATACCGATCCCGTCACCACCGTCGCACCACAGAACACCGCCTACGTCATCTACACCTCCGGCTCGACAGGCCGGCCCAAGGGTGTTCTCGTCCCGCACCGGAACGTCGTACGGCTCTTCTCCGCCACCCGCGAGTGGTTCGGGTTCGGCGCCGACGATGTGTGGACGCTGTTCCACTCGTACGCCTTCGACTTCTCCGTCTGGGAACTCTGGGGCGCGCTGCTTCACGGTGGCCGCCTGGTCGTCGTGTCCCACGACGTCAGCCGCTCCCCCCGGCGGTTCCTGGAGCTGCTCGCACGTGAAGGCGTCACCGTGCTCAACCAGACGCCGTCCGCGTTCCACCAGCTGATGCAGACGGACTGGGAGCAGCCGGAGCCATCGGCCTCCCTGGCACTGCGCACCGTCGTCTTCGGCGGCGAGGCACTGGACATCGGACGCCTCGCCGACTGGTACGGGCGCCACGCCGACGACGCGCCGGTCCTGGTGAACATGTACGGCATCACCGAGACGACGGTGCACGTCACCTACGCTCCCCTGGACCGGCGCACCGCCGCCGAAGCCACCGCCAGCGTCATCGGCGAGCCGATTCCCGACCTGCGCACCTACGTCCTCGACGCGGCCCTGCAGCCGGTCCCGCCCGGGGTGCCGGGAGAGCTGTACGTCGCCGGAGCAGGCCTGGCCCGTGGGTATCTGCACCGCCCGGGCCTGACCGCCGCGCGGTTCGTGGCCGACCCCCACGGGCCGGCCGGGGAGCGGATGTACCGTACGGGCGACGTGGTGCGCCGGAAGGCGGCCGGCGGCCTGGAGTTCGTCGGCCGCGCCGACGACCAGGTCAAGATTCGCGGCTTCCGGATCGAACCGGGCGAGATCGAGTCTGTGCTCGCGGCGCACCCGGACGTCGCCCAGGCCGCGGTCGTGGCACGCCGGGACCGCGCCGACGACACCCGGCTCGTCGCATACGTGGTGCCCGCGTCCGGGCGGACTCTCGTGGTGGAGGAGCTGCGCGCGCGGCTGCGCGAACGGCTGCCGGAGCACATGGTCCCTGCCGCCTTCGTCCTCCTCGACACGCTGCCGCTCACGGCGAACGGCAAGCTGGACCGGCGCGCGCTTCCCGCCCCGGAGTTCACCTCGGGCAGCGTCCGGGCGCCGCGGACACCGCAGGAGCGGGTGCTCGCCGACCTGTTCGCCGATGTCCTCGGGCTGTCCGCGGTGGGTATGGACGACAGCTTCTTCGACCTGGGCGGCCACTCGCTGCTGGCCACCCGGCTGGCCGCCCGCATCCGGGCGCGGCTGGGCATCGAGATGGACCTGCGGACCCTGTTCGAGGCGCCGACGGTGGCCTCCCTGGCGGGCCGCCTCGCCGGCGCCGCTCGGGCGCAGAGGAAGCTCACCGCCATGGCACGTCCCGAGCGGGTGCCGCTCTCCTTCGCGCAGCAGCGCCTCTGGTTCCTGGACCAGATGGAAGGCCCCGGCGCGACGTACAACATCCCCTGGGCGCTGAGACTGTCCGGTCCTCTGGACCGGGCGGCGCTCGAGGCGGCCCTGAGCGACGTCGTCACACGGCACGAGACCCTGCGCACGGTCTTTCCCGCCGTTGACGGGGTGCCCGAGCAGCACGTTCTCGACCCGGCACAGGTCCGGCCGCGCCTCGACGTCACCGAGGCCGTGGAGGCGGAGCTGCCGGAGCTGCTGGCGGAGGCCGCGCGGTACGCCTTCGACCTGGCGGGCGAACCACCGCTGCGGGCGCGGCTCTTCGCCCTCGCCCCCGACGAGCACGTGCTGCTGCTCCTGGTGCACCACATCGCCGCCGACGGCTGGTCGATGGGCCCGCTCTGTCGTGACCTGGCGACCGCGTACGCCGCTCGACGCCGGGGTGAGGAGCCCCGGTGGCCGTCGATGCCGGTGCAGTACGCCGACTACGCGCTGTGGCAGCGGCAGCTGCTGGGCGACGTCTCCGACCCGGACAGCGTCTTCGCGCGGCAGAGCGCCTACTGGAGCCGGGAACTCGCCGGTGTCCCGGAACCCTTGGAGCTCCCGATCGACCGGCCGCGGCCCGCCGTGGCCTCCTCCCTCGGAGGCCGGGTGCCCCTGCGGGTCGGCGCGGAGCTGCACGCGGCCCTGGCCGAGCTGGCTCAACGCACCGGTACCAGCCTCTTCATGGTCCTCCAGGCGGGACTCGCGGCACTGCTCGGGAAGCTCGGAGCCGGCACGGACATCCCGGTGGGAACACCGGTGGCGGGGCGTACCGACGAGGCCGCGGACGACCTGGTCGGATTCTTCGTGAACACGCTCGTGCTGCGCACTGACCTCTCCGGCGACCCCGGCTTCCGGGACCTGCTCGGGCGGGTACGGGAAACCTCGCTGGCCGCGTACGCCCACCAGGACGTCCCGTTCGAGCACCTGGTCGAGGTGCTGAAGCCCACCCGCTCCTTGGCGCACCACCCGCTGTTCCAGGTCATGCTGGCGATGCAGAACGCCGTCGGCGACGACCTCGTGCTGCCGGAACTGCGGGTGTCCCCCCCTTTCCGTCGATCTCGGTACGGCCAAGTGCGACCTGACCTTCAGCGTCGTCGAACGCCGTACCCCCGACGGTGGCCCGGACGGGCTCGGCGGGAGCGTCGAGTACGCGGCCGATCTGTTCGACACGTCGACCGTGGAGTCCGTCGTCGCGTGGTGGGTCGGGCTGTTGGAGGCCGTGGCCTCTGA